In the genome of Spirochaetia bacterium, one region contains:
- a CDS encoding NUDIX domain-containing protein, producing MDYCMECGTKLEERFLEGEGNVPYCPTCQQFRFPVFSTAVSMVVLNPTMDKILLIQQYGQPLNVLVAGYISKGENAEHASHREIMEEIGIEAKMLCYNKSEYYPRTNTILFNYTYVAASEDLNHTNREVDKAGWYSFGEARQVIKKNSLAENFLRYYLDKVENTGKKNPC from the coding sequence ATGGACTATTGCATGGAATGCGGTACAAAGCTGGAAGAACGCTTTCTCGAAGGAGAAGGCAACGTACCTTATTGCCCTACTTGCCAGCAGTTCCGTTTCCCGGTTTTTTCAACTGCAGTCTCCATGGTCGTGCTGAATCCAACCATGGACAAGATATTGCTCATCCAACAATATGGACAACCCTTGAATGTTCTCGTTGCAGGGTATATCAGCAAAGGGGAAAATGCCGAGCATGCTTCCCATCGTGAAATAATGGAAGAAATAGGCATTGAGGCCAAAATGCTTTGCTACAACAAAAGCGAATACTATCCGCGGACAAATACAATTCTGTTCAACTATACGTATGTTGCAGCATCTGAAGATCTGAACCATACGAACAGAGAAGTTGACAAGGCCGGTTGGTATTCCTTTGGCGAAGCAAGGCAAGTCATCAAGAAAAATAGCCTTGCAGAGAATTTCCTACGTTACTATTTGGACAAAGTAGAGAATACAGGGAAAAAGAATCCGTGCTGA
- a CDS encoding DNA mismatch repair protein MutS, translated as MFCSLLFLTRQQYDQPRRTDMPDYFKDLNLDQIFEPILKSKQRFKLEEFFFTVLHDPAIIAYRQEIMQEMENIDLQVLLSEFSKTIYGLGYYMEILRKELSKTDVHSSYLDKGHMLDTADEYCHIVSALSQKLSSITIHSQGLCHFTEYLSAYESSEPYMQLKTQVKKLRKELSTVHYCMLIKNGTIRVRKYENQSDHSKQILSIFEKFRQGNVKDYRQTFTEEPSAVHVETAVLDLVARLYKDIFTDLDGFCSTFLHFDDKILLRFSRELQFYLVWLEAIRPLRKAGLSFNYPAICDTPDCIYNQGGFDLALAFSLEGKTITNDFSLHTPEHILVITGPNQGGKTTFARAFGQLHHLASLGLCVPGEKAATYLFDNIFTHFGKEEDISTLNGKLQDDLIRLHDLLGKTTSKSIIIANEIFSSTTLSDALYLGKQMMDAFASSGSLAVVVTFLDELAYHGTDTVSMMSTVQQDNPEQRTYKIIRKPPDGLAYALYIAEKHGLTYKQLNKRLKK; from the coding sequence ATGTTTTGTAGCCTCTTGTTCCTTACACGGCAGCAGTATGACCAGCCACGTCGTACAGATATGCCAGACTATTTCAAAGACCTGAATCTTGATCAGATATTTGAGCCGATTCTGAAATCAAAGCAAAGATTCAAACTGGAAGAATTCTTTTTCACTGTACTGCATGACCCAGCCATCATTGCCTATAGGCAGGAAATCATGCAGGAAATGGAAAATATTGATCTCCAAGTTTTACTTTCCGAGTTTTCAAAAACTATCTATGGCCTTGGTTATTATATGGAAATCCTCCGAAAAGAATTATCCAAGACAGATGTGCACAGCAGTTATCTTGACAAAGGACATATGCTGGATACTGCAGATGAATATTGCCACATTGTCTCCGCACTTTCACAGAAACTTTCAAGCATAACTATCCATTCACAGGGTCTGTGTCACTTCACCGAATATCTTTCTGCTTATGAAAGTTCAGAGCCTTATATGCAGCTCAAGACCCAAGTAAAAAAACTTCGCAAAGAACTTTCTACTGTACATTATTGCATGTTAATCAAAAACGGGACCATCCGTGTCCGTAAATACGAAAATCAATCTGACCATTCAAAACAAATCCTTTCAATCTTTGAAAAATTCCGCCAAGGAAACGTAAAAGATTATCGGCAGACTTTTACCGAAGAACCTTCTGCTGTACATGTCGAAACTGCTGTATTGGATTTGGTTGCAAGACTTTACAAAGATATATTTACAGACCTTGATGGTTTTTGTTCCACATTTCTTCATTTTGATGACAAAATACTCCTTCGCTTTTCAAGAGAATTACAATTCTATCTTGTATGGCTTGAAGCAATCCGTCCGCTTCGAAAAGCAGGTCTCTCATTCAACTACCCAGCAATCTGTGATACTCCCGATTGCATATATAACCAAGGAGGATTCGATCTTGCCCTGGCATTTTCACTTGAAGGGAAAACCATTACAAATGATTTTTCATTGCACACACCGGAACATATTTTGGTCATCACAGGGCCTAACCAAGGAGGAAAGACCACCTTTGCCAGGGCTTTCGGCCAACTGCATCATCTTGCTTCACTTGGTCTCTGTGTGCCAGGGGAAAAAGCTGCAACATATCTTTTCGATAATATATTCACCCATTTCGGTAAAGAAGAAGATATATCTACCCTGAATGGAAAACTGCAGGATGACCTTATAAGGCTTCATGATCTGCTAGGAAAAACCACTTCAAAAAGTATTATCATTGCCAATGAAATTTTCTCTTCTACAACACTTTCAGATGCACTTTACTTAGGCAAACAGATGATGGATGCATTTGCTTCATCGGGATCACTTGCTGTGGTCGTGACATTTCTGGACGAATTGGCCTATCACGGTACTGATACCGTCAGCATGATGAGTACAGTCCAGCAGGATAATCCTGAGCAACGGACCTATAAAATCATCAGAAAGCCACCAGACGGCCTGGCTTATGCTCTCTATATTGCAGAAAAACATGGATTGACCTACAAGCAACTCAATAAGAGGCTTAAAAAATGA
- a CDS encoding DNA mismatch repair protein MutS, translating to MKVHLMFRNKDFEEQKQCFCKDTLETDLALTCMLSAMSQKDDVVHTTCSSALFSPLQPLEEIHYRQENLRDALQNPDVIRQLYDITVKTEQKKRNSLQWLFHSAYLSSTFSSAVNLLQLYTKVLMELRQIADINLSYFHSEGFHNLFTMFQQELNDEYFIEVQSHLDALKEDNESILISASLGNYMQGVNYVLRRKIPKRFWWRWHVAPSYTIAPRDDSGATDLSMRRGRAINEATNALAQATEHIECFFAMLRRELAFYIGCLNLADKLHELGMPTCIPDLQSMESTDRSWQGLYDISLALTKDKAVVENNLDAKDKQLYIITGANQGGKSTFLRSVGQSQLMAQCGMFVGASSSSLPLRKGVFSHFKKEEDTTMKSGKLDEELARMSEQADHLAKGDLMLFNESFASTKRT from the coding sequence ATGAAAGTACATCTCATGTTCCGTAACAAGGATTTTGAAGAACAGAAACAGTGTTTCTGTAAAGACACACTGGAAACGGACCTTGCACTGACATGCATGCTTTCGGCAATGTCACAGAAAGACGATGTCGTTCATACTACCTGCAGTTCTGCATTATTCAGTCCGTTGCAGCCCCTAGAGGAAATCCACTACCGTCAGGAAAATCTACGTGATGCACTTCAGAATCCTGATGTGATACGACAGCTTTACGATATTACAGTCAAGACAGAACAGAAAAAAAGGAATTCCTTGCAATGGCTATTTCATTCAGCTTACCTCTCCAGCACATTCTCAAGTGCCGTCAATCTCTTACAGTTATACACCAAGGTATTGATGGAGCTACGCCAAATTGCAGATATCAATCTATCCTATTTCCATTCAGAGGGATTCCATAATCTGTTCACTATGTTCCAGCAGGAATTGAATGATGAGTACTTTATAGAGGTACAATCTCATCTGGATGCATTGAAAGAGGATAATGAAAGCATATTGATCAGTGCTTCACTCGGCAACTATATGCAAGGGGTCAATTATGTACTTCGTCGCAAGATTCCCAAAAGATTTTGGTGGCGTTGGCATGTTGCTCCGTCGTATACCATAGCACCTCGTGATGATTCCGGAGCAACAGATTTGAGCATGCGGCGAGGCAGGGCCATCAATGAAGCAACGAATGCACTGGCACAAGCTACGGAACACATAGAATGTTTCTTCGCTATGCTGCGCAGAGAGCTGGCCTTCTATATCGGCTGTCTCAACCTTGCCGATAAACTTCATGAACTTGGTATGCCTACCTGTATCCCTGATCTGCAATCTATGGAAAGTACTGATCGCTCTTGGCAAGGGCTGTATGATATAAGCCTCGCGCTTACAAAGGATAAAGCTGTTGTAGAAAACAATTTGGATGCAAAAGACAAGCAGTTGTATATCATCACGGGGGCCAATCAAGGCGGTAAATCCACTTTTCTACGTAGCGTAGGACAATCTCAGCTCATGGCACAATGCGGTATGTTTGTAGGAGCTAGCAGTTCTTCACTACCTCTCCGCAAGGGTGTCTTTTCCCATTTCAAAAAAGAAGAGGATACAACGATGAAAAGTGGTAAACTGGATGAGGAACTGGCACGTATGAGCGAACAGGCAGACCATCTGGCAAAAGGAGACCTGATGCTGTTCAATGAGTCCTTTGCGTCAACGAAACGAACGTGA
- a CDS encoding class I SAM-dependent methyltransferase, with translation MEWNPGLCDHKHGFVSKYGEDVVNLLAPQKGENILDAGCGIGNLTNLISGSGADVIGIDNSEEMIKKAHKKYLQLKLAIKSVDNLGYENKFDAVFFKCNTSLGTGKRKSSKIHLCQSESWWKIRLGIRRKGKCQQYNFGIENFPKKTQGP, from the coding sequence ATGGAATGGAATCCTGGACTTTGTGACCACAAGCACGGCTTCGTATCAAAATACGGCGAAGACGTCGTAAATTTACTTGCTCCCCAAAAAGGTGAAAACATTTTGGATGCCGGTTGCGGTATCGGTAATCTGACCAACCTAATAAGCGGTTCAGGCGCTGATGTCATCGGAATCGACAATTCTGAAGAAATGATAAAAAAAGCCCACAAGAAATATCTCCAGCTTAAATTAGCCATAAAATCCGTAGACAACCTTGGCTATGAAAATAAATTTGACGCTGTTTTTTTCAAATGCAACACTTCATTGGGTACTGGAAAAAGAAAAAGCAGCAAAATCCATTTATGCCAGTCTGAAAGCTGGTGGAAGATTCGTCTCGGAATTCGGAGGAAAGGGAAATGTCAACAATATAATTTCGGCATTGAGAATTTCCCTAAGAAAACACAAGGCCCTTGA
- a CDS encoding sensor domain-containing diguanylate cyclase — protein sequence MKKISVFVIKRTFLLFILSWGILILWLFAVYVFTNHEKRIVFEQNELQHLQVLITRMSERKETVIEDVFFLASVGGNDQVFYNNPKAINAFSNIATSLLQSHQGYRSIQLFDTSGTEFLRIKRDDSGIKIIYNDDIQKTADNSFSFFSLFQNFQKDYIHVYPQNLNMVLTSLNETFPANIRYIVKVYDKTTSDPLGFLILDWSADDVEALLHKFAYEEECIIHVIDSHGNCLGSVVGEDSELKSFIGKNIEQQNPDLWKMMVQNSSGLYTYRHRLDFFSLVDSSNPVVFKILELNTNPQFETFSIGHDSPELFILAELSPNRWAKYISLAKQVFLLLAFVAIPIILLLAYLWTRKEERNIELHKQLYHDATRDIMTGTYNRKAGFKFIQQAIDKSQNAGASPILCFFDLNNLKRINDQLGHDKGDLFISTFVRVLRQFMHGSDRIARFGGDEFLAVCEVESLSMAKEHLLEINSILGEKGREVNCSIPWSVSYGCLDIKENNDMGVDALVQKADKLMYQHKQQMKKEQATASLNKH from the coding sequence ATGAAAAAAATATCGGTATTTGTTATTAAGCGTACTTTTCTTCTTTTTATACTGTCATGGGGAATACTAATACTATGGTTGTTTGCCGTATATGTATTTACCAATCATGAAAAACGTATTGTATTTGAGCAGAATGAACTTCAACATTTACAGGTTCTCATTACCCGGATGTCAGAAAGAAAAGAAACAGTTATCGAAGATGTCTTTTTTCTTGCTAGTGTTGGGGGAAATGACCAAGTTTTCTATAATAACCCAAAGGCTATAAATGCTTTCAGTAACATTGCTACTTCATTACTTCAAAGTCATCAAGGTTATCGCTCCATACAATTGTTTGATACATCAGGTACAGAATTCCTGAGAATCAAAAGGGATGATTCGGGCATAAAAATTATATACAATGACGATATACAGAAAACAGCTGATAATTCTTTTTCTTTTTTTTCTTTATTCCAAAATTTCCAGAAAGATTACATCCATGTGTATCCGCAAAATCTCAATATGGTTTTGACCAGTCTAAATGAAACTTTTCCTGCAAACATTCGGTATATAGTTAAAGTTTATGATAAAACAACTTCAGACCCACTTGGTTTTCTCATTCTCGATTGGTCTGCCGATGATGTGGAAGCCTTGTTACACAAATTTGCCTATGAAGAAGAATGTATCATTCATGTGATAGATTCACATGGCAACTGCTTAGGTAGTGTAGTAGGTGAAGACAGCGAGTTGAAAAGTTTCATTGGGAAAAACATTGAACAGCAAAATCCCGATCTCTGGAAAATGATGGTGCAGAATTCTTCTGGACTTTATACCTATAGACATCGTCTAGACTTCTTTTCTTTGGTTGACTCCTCTAACCCTGTAGTATTCAAGATTCTTGAGTTAAATACGAATCCACAGTTCGAAACTTTTTCAATTGGTCATGACAGTCCAGAGTTATTTATACTTGCCGAACTTTCGCCGAACCGTTGGGCAAAATATATTTCCTTGGCTAAGCAAGTTTTTTTATTATTGGCTTTTGTGGCAATTCCAATCATATTACTATTGGCATATCTGTGGACTCGTAAGGAAGAACGAAACATAGAATTACATAAACAATTGTATCATGACGCTACTCGCGATATCATGACGGGAACTTACAACAGGAAAGCTGGATTCAAATTTATCCAACAAGCTATAGATAAAAGCCAGAATGCTGGGGCCTCGCCTATTCTTTGTTTTTTTGATTTGAACAACCTAAAAAGAATCAATGATCAGCTTGGACATGACAAAGGAGATTTGTTTATCAGTACATTTGTCAGGGTACTGCGACAATTTATGCATGGTAGTGACAGAATCGCTCGGTTTGGAGGAGATGAGTTTCTCGCTGTCTGTGAGGTGGAATCCCTTTCGATGGCTAAGGAACATCTTCTTGAGATCAACTCAATCCTTGGAGAAAAGGGTAGGGAAGTGAACTGTTCTATACCATGGAGTGTGAGTTATGGTTGTCTGGACATTAAGGAAAACAATGATATGGGTGTCGATGCATTGGTACAGAAAGCTGACAAACTGATGTATCAGCATAAACAGCAAATGAAAAAAGAACAGGCAACTGCTTCTTTGAATAAACATTAG